A segment of the Fusobacterium ulcerans genome:
ATATTATTTCCCGAGAATATATCTCCTTTATTAATTATATTTTTTGAAATTAAATAGAGATTATTTGAACTTTGAATAAGTTTAGCATTTAAAATCTTATTTCCAGAAATAGTAATACTGCTCTTTCCATAGATAGTTCCATAATTTTCCAGTTCATAAACATTTAAGACTCCATTATCTGAAGTTATCAACCCATTATTCACAAGCTTATTTCCATTAATTAAAAGTTCCAAAGCAGATATCTTGTCATTATTTAAAATATTATCACTTAATAGAACAAGCTTATTCCCACTATTTATATTTTTATTATTAGTTACATTCCCTGTTATCTTCATATTTAGAAGAGACAATATATCTCCGCTATTATCAACATTTCCAATTATATCCAGATTTTCACCGTAGATATACCCAGTGTTTATTATATTTCCAGATATATTCAATTCTTTTTCACTCTTTATATCTTTACTATTATTTACATCTCCAACTATTGCTGCCAAATTTTTTCCTTGAACAGTTCCGCTATTTTCCAAATCAGCATTGATATTCAGTGTATCTTCTCCTGTTATCTCTCCGCTATTTTTAATACTTTTTCCTGTAAGGTTTACCTTGTCTCCCTGTATATTTCCAGCATTATCTCCAATTCCATTTAGAAAAATCTGCCCTCCTGCTATCAGTCCAATATTCTCATTTATATATTTAGAAGCTGTGAGAGTGAGGTGATCTTCTCCATAGAGAGTTCCTTTATTTAATATTTGTTCTGCATTTAATTTAGTTGTTTTCCCTGTTATATTTCCACTATTTTCCAAGTAATCTGTAATTTTTAAAGTTAAAACATCACCTTGAATAACTCCATTATTGTATAGAGATTTTGAAGTTATATCTATTGATAAAGAGACAATATTCTTTTCATTTAAAATATTACCTTCATTTTTTATCTCTATACTTTCCCCTGTAATATTTCCCTTATTTGTAAGATTGGCACTTTCTATTTTTACTTTTTTATTAGCAGCTATTGTCCCTGTATTTTCTATATTTTTTGCTTTAATATTTAAATTCTCTACTGTTTTTAATGATTCATTTTTTAAATTTCCACTTAATGCAATATCTGCATTTTCTGCAATAAGTTCTTTATTATCCATATCTTTTGAAGTTATTACTACATTATCTCCTGATATTTTTCCAGCATTGACAATTTTTTCTTCATTGGATATATTTATATTTTTAGAAGATATATTTCCTTTATTTTCAACATTAGAACTTTTTATTGTTATGTTTTTATTTGAAGATATATTTCCAGTATTTACTATATCCTTTGAATTTATATCAATACTATTTTCTGCAACAGCTCTCTCCTGTATTTTTACATTCTCTGCTTTAATATTTATATCGTTCTTTGCCTGAGCATCTTTCAATATCAGATCTCCATTGACATCTATTTCCAGATCTCCCGACCCTGCCAGCATCTCTCCCTGACTGTTTACTCCAACACCTTTTTCTGTACTTTGAAGATATATTCTTCCAGCATAAAGAGACCCCAATGCTTTTGCATCCAGAGCCACCTTAGGTTTATCTCCCTCTTTTTCTGCCTTAACCTTTACTTCTCTTGTTTTATGGTTATACTCATTTCTTCCCAGAACAACATTTACCTCTTCTCCACCATGTACTGCACCATTGAGCTCTGCTGTTCTTGAAACAATATCTACCATTCTTACATTTTTTCCATCTATTCCCTGCCCACCTACTACTACTGTTCCATCATCTATATCAAAACCTTGGAGATCTCCAAGTTCATCTGTTATAGATTTTCCAGTTGTAAGTATTACTCTAGGGGTATTTATAAACCCTGCTCCATTTAGATATATTCCATTTGGGTTTGCCAGAATATACTCAGCAGATTTCCCAACAATTTCAGTATATCCTTCTATTTTACTTCTATTTACACCAGTAACCTCTGTTAAAATAACATCAGCTTCTCTTCCTTTCAAATTGGAATTTCCTTGAATAATACCTCCCAATTGAGTTTTATTATTTTCTTTACTGCTGTTATTTAATAGTATTCCTTCTTTTCCAACATTATATTCTTCAAAATAGTTATGAGAAACTCCATTTTTATTAGGAGCATTTATATTTACTATAGGAACACCATTTGGTGCTCTTTCTACATTTGTTTGCTGACTTCTATTTTGATCAACTACTGTTGCTGCACCCATTACAGAATGTGTAAAGATACTAAAAAAGACGTAAATATAGATTAT
Coding sequences within it:
- a CDS encoding filamentous hemagglutinin N-terminal domain-containing protein; the protein is MEILKNKLLKRLIIYIYVFFSIFTHSVMGAATVVDQNRSQQTNVERAPNGVPIVNINAPNKNGVSHNYFEEYNVGKEGILLNNSSKENNKTQLGGIIQGNSNLKGREADVILTEVTGVNRSKIEGYTEIVGKSAEYILANPNGIYLNGAGFINTPRVILTTGKSITDELGDLQGFDIDDGTVVVGGQGIDGKNVRMVDIVSRTAELNGAVHGGEEVNVVLGRNEYNHKTREVKVKAEKEGDKPKVALDAKALGSLYAGRIYLQSTEKGVGVNSQGEMLAGSGDLEIDVNGDLILKDAQAKNDINIKAENVKIQERAVAENSIDINSKDIVNTGNISSNKNITIKSSNVENKGNISSKNINISNEEKIVNAGKISGDNVVITSKDMDNKELIAENADIALSGNLKNESLKTVENLNIKAKNIENTGTIAANKKVKIESANLTNKGNITGESIEIKNEGNILNEKNIVSLSIDITSKSLYNNGVIQGDVLTLKITDYLENSGNITGKTTKLNAEQILNKGTLYGEDHLTLTASKYINENIGLIAGGQIFLNGIGDNAGNIQGDKVNLTGKSIKNSGEITGEDTLNINADLENSGTVQGKNLAAIVGDVNNSKDIKSEKELNISGNIINTGYIYGENLDIIGNVDNSGDILSLLNMKITGNVTNNKNINSGNKLVLLSDNILNNDKISALELLINGNKLVNNGLITSDNGVLNVYELENYGTIYGKSSITISGNKILNAKLIQSSNNLYLISKNIINKGDIFSGNNMSITSQFFNNSGRIIGDGDLIFDTDNSIENSNLIQGNNITLKEIDNSGKLLAKEKIKLSKARNSGTISAMKSFEGEGLLNFLFGKLILGEHLSLEKELLNEGIISIKGDIAAENVSNTGSIISEGNIVLKELNNNAGTIEGKNINIENTGTLNNQLGNIKVFDNDSVLYIQAENIQNVDGKIQSQGQLELNIFNSFTLEGNYTGNNLLKITAISLSTNTDIENGGDIVLNLSGDFLNNNKFISGNNITVNAMNLINNKTLGSAGGFTADLSGKMDNFGSIILGNRDNMITAAENINNSGYLTSQNNLTINSKDLINNGQIASGNILTLNSENILNGNYSLIYSNNDMMMTLKEDFINNKGEVHSGNNIEIKALGKVQNNAGIIEAIGDIYIEAAQIENLGEITVNYSAAGGTSANYIKNMAYISSGKDITLKTTGDVVNREGNILAGRDIKITAYKLINGNIRDGESNNLTNYRYSFSGNETDRITKISAGNNINISAIEIGDGILLTETNVVNDRYMSIEQVILNSSNIEKTGTIDIESYITIPEGDKGLFVVAKDSINSKNILVSAEEKKDVGKEEILSRDNYVLNDKIPEFTYLIETNVKFIDMSYYLGSDYFFRKIGYNPEREVRLLGDAFYESRIVNRAIFENTGKRYLNGAANEKEQMQILLDNSVKAMEDFSLSIGIALTKEQINNLKNDIIWYVEEEVNGVKVLVPKIYLSKETLASLMDSKIDVVVENEIK